From Oreochromis niloticus isolate F11D_XX linkage group LG1, O_niloticus_UMD_NMBU, whole genome shotgun sequence, a single genomic window includes:
- the tnfaip8l3 gene encoding tumor necrosis factor alpha-induced protein 8-like protein 3 produces MDSDSGEQSDGDLSPGQESFNSRSLALQAQKKILSKMATMVVANMLTDDTSSEILDELYKASREFTKSKKEAHKIIKDVIKIALKIGILYRNHQFSPDELDTVERFKKKMNQAAMTAVSFYEVEYTFDRNILSELLLECRDLLHTLVEQHLTARSHGRIDHVFNHFAHGEFLAELYGDGEEYRLSLRKICNGINKLLDEGTL; encoded by the coding sequence GGCAGGAGAGCTTTAACTCTCGTTCCCTGGCTCTGCAGGCCCAGAAGAAGATCCTGAGTAAGATGGCCACCATGGTGGTGGCTAACATGCTGACGGATGATACCAGCAGTGAGATCTTGGACGAGCTCTACAAGGCGAGTCGGGAGTTCACCAAGAGCAAGAAGGAGGCCCACAAGATCATCAAGGACGTCATCAAGATTGCTCTGAAGATCGGCATCTTATACCGTAACCACCAGTTCAGCCCGGATGAGCTGGACACAGTGGAGCGCTTCAAGAAGAAGATGAACCAGGCGGCCATGACGGCGGTGTCGTTCTACGAGGTGGAGTACACCTTTGACCGGAATATTCTGTCAGAGCTTCTGCTGGAGTGCAGGGACCTGCTTCACACCTTGGTCGAGCAGCACCTGACCGCACGCTCACATGGCCGCATCGATCACGTTTTCAACCATTTTGCCCACGGGGAGTTCCTGGCCGAGCTGTACGGAGACGGAGAGGAGTACAGACTCTCTCTGAGGAAGATTTGCAATGGCATCAACAAACTGCTGGACGAAGGAACGCTTTAA